GATACGATGTAATTTGCattcattcaattttttttagacaGTTATCcttaataaatcataaaatgttaaagaattatattattgtaaattagataacgtttttttttgtagtcTTACTAATACCAAACTTGTGTAATCCATTATCAGTTTGTATGAGGATGTGCCAATCTGTATGTTTTGACAAAGTTTTAGATATAACGTTAgctaatatattttatgttaattttccaaaaattagcatatatatcaaggtaattttctgtatatttttttcttattactttatttttattctgCTTTTTTTTATTTCCCTAAATATGTTTCTATGAAATTCCTAAATTCTTTACGATATAGTGTCGTTTGGTagttgaaatttttgttgtttttccaAAGAATTATCAtatcaaactattttttcatgttttcttttgttaaattatGAACCATAACCaagtatagatttttttttcaacaataaAGTGTAGATGTATCACATAAATGCTTTCATCAAAATCCTCCGGAGAATCACGTCCAACTGCTGCTTCTCAAAAATCACTGCCTGAAACTTACTCGGTCAATGGATCATCACCATCAAAAAATTTCACCTTGGTGCTAGCAGATATCAAACATTGATCTAGACTACGGAAATTCATGGTTTTCTCCCAAATCTTATAAAAAATAAGCATTAATCCTCTCAGAATTAAACCAATTTACTTAGatgacaacttttttttttacaaaagcaTCTTAATTACGCTTCTATAAGTACTTATCATATTAGCAATGACTGGCAAACGTTTGTGAGCGATTCCACTCGATCACACAATACGACTTGAATGAACATCTTGGACACTTGTCTGATCTTATTCGTTTCAAGTATGGCGACTGGCCACGGATAAGAGTATTGAGTTTTTgatacttcttcttcatcgtcttAAGATTTTTTCTCTTTAAGCCTGGAACACTTCTTAATCCCGTGTCGCAGCGGCAATAATCTATGTGATGTTCATATAACAGcagaagaaaataataagactGTAGTGAAGTTTAAAAATCTCTCAAGAGCATAAAAACCAAACACAACAGAAAGAGGATCTTTAAAAAGGTGTGATTCAGATTCTGTAGCACCACAATTAGAGGACAATGTTCTTATACGGTCCTAAAATGCTATCAATAACAATAggatagtttttttcttttaaatgtgTTGAGGAAGAGAGCTCTATATTTGGTTCCAAACCTGTACATATGCTCAACAAATTCATCTATGAGGAAAGGCAAGCACCTGAGGTGAAAcacaaaacaataaataatcCAAATCTCCCAACCAAAACCGGTATTTATGCGGTAATAGCTTTACCTACAGTGTACAACAATGAGTGGATCTTTGGCATTATCTCTATTGTCATAATGCAACATATTCTTGCGGAGGGTAACCAAAACAATGATTCAAAAGAACAAAAGCTCTTATTTATACTCTCATGTCCATTCTCACGGtacataaagaaaacaaactcGGAAAAGTCCACCTACAAAGAGGATCACATAAAATATTAGATCACTGTGCAGCTGGTCAAGAAGAAAAATGTAGGAACTAATTGTGTAGGAGACAAAAAAACTTACCATTAAGTCCAGTCGTGACATCAACTTGAATAACTCATCAAAAATGGAACTTCTGCCATAGAATTCAAGGGGGGAATAAGCGAAAGGATTAGAGAACTTATTCAATTACCCAAATAATCCTCCCTGAAAACATGCAACAGAGGCGGAAAACCCGTGAAATACCTGAAACTGATAGACACGTTCAAGATCAAATCATCGCAAGACATTCTTCTCAAAAACTGTACCCATGAATCACAGTGAACCGTAAGGACATAAGAAAACGTTTTAGGAAGTTGATATCATCTGCTATGAGTAACTGGAATCAAATCGTAATGTATAAAAATCACAGATTTAAGAATTTGATGTCTTACCAACTCATCGAAGCCGGAATCACAGCTCTGTCTTTCCCAGAGAGATATCTTTGAAGAACCGAGAGAAGCCCCTGCCAGTTAATGAGTCGAAAACCACAGAAGCCCCTGCCAGTTAATGAATAGAAAATCACAGAAGCCCCTGCCAATTCCACTATCCTAACTCACGTTTCACAGCCCCCAAGTGCATGGGATCGAATAaatcattttcattttgatAACAATCCAATGAATACAGTAGCTTCTCACCACACTATGTTAAAAAGGGTAAGCGAAAAATACATTCGCAGAGAAAAACAGGCTTGACAGAGATTGATCTTTCTACTACAATTCTCTCTTCTCCATAGAATTTGTTCAAGACAAAAGTTCTGTGAAGCAGTCAGAGAAGTTCCAATTGCCAAATCTTGTAATGCACAACACTATGAGATACTCTCGTGACCTCCGTCTTCATCGGGTTCACGGaaaagctgaaaaaaaaataaaggccATAAAGATGCGAACAAAACACAGAAGCCCActccaaataaaaagaaaacgtgAAGCCCATAAGCAACTTAAACATGTATGACGTGTCCAAACGAATTGTCATGATTGGCTGATTATTTTGGGTGATGTGGCAGCCTAAAAACTCAGGATATAGTGCTTTTGGTATTGTGATgatatactaaaattttaagtgATTTCTATTTGGATTGCAGGGATTTGTAAATCTCTCATACACGACATTCTCAATATGTAAAATCGAGAAACTTATTCTACGACCACGAAAACCTAAATAATTCAACATCTATTTGACATAAATTACTAACTAAATCAAGTTGGATGTTTAAAAAAGAGCCGTTTTAATAAGCATATTCAAAAATCATtgatatttttcctttttttaaggATTTGCTTTTCTCGAGTATTTagcttaaaaaaaagaaagttttatTGGTTTACACGTATTCACGTAAAGAAGTGTTGTTTTTCATCTTccaaatatatcaaataatcattagaaaatgttaagaaaatgttttgtatataaatcaGATAATAAGAGAAAATTTTATAATgtggaaaaaaggaaaaaaaatataatattattttttcaaggCTGGATAATTTCGAATATTATCTTATCTGGGGTaggttaattgtttttttttatcaaacatgaTTTCAATCAcagaaaactatatataaatcaaataaaaagagaaatctTTGTAACGTATATCCTTGAGCCTCGGGGGCCCAATTCACTATTTTAGGAGACTCTAGTTACCAGTAATATTACGACACGTCACAATAATATGCCACATATTACAAAAGGTCAAGAAGCTTGCGCTTTGTCACTAATCAGCAAAGCAAAATATAAAGtatcctcctttttttttttgttctctcttccaaaaagaaaaaaaaaaacctaagcaAAAAAGAGAGGAAGCACCTACCTTTTATCATCTGTAATCGCCCACAAGAAACATTTAGATTTCGGATTATCTCTTCTTCCATTCTCCTAACAAAACAAACCCTTTCGTTTTCCCGCACTTTCTCTCAGCCAAAGGAAGGAGAAAAATGAGGTGGGAAAGGGTCCGACAGCAACAAGTGGGTCTGGGTGAGTCGTCGTGTTACGGGGGCCCCGGGAAGAGGTGGGGACACACTTGTAACGCCATTAAAGGAGGCAGCTTTCTCTACGTGTTTGGTGGCTATGGCAAAGATAATTGCCAAACCAATCAAGTCCATGTCTTCGACTCTGGTTTGTCCTCCTCTTCCCCCCCACATTCAATCTCCGTCTTAAATTGTCGGATTTATGTTGATTGAGGCTGTctgaatcttgttttttttatctctttgaTTGATTTGCACTTTCGAGAGTTTATTCATCCTGCATGTTGCGCTATAATGGAACATATTATATTGAAAGCGCTTTTGTATATTTCATGATTTGGATTTGACCCTTTTGAGCAAGTGTTTATTGTcttaatatgatttttgagTTGATCTGTTGTGGTTTACATGATGATCTTTGTTGCAGCGAAGCAGATATGGACGCAACCAATAATCAGTGGAACACCTCCTCCTCCTAGGGACAGTCACACCTGTACAACAGTCGGCGACAATCTTTTGGTGTTTGGTGGTACTGATGGAACTAAACCTCTCAATGATTTGTACATTCTTGACACttgtaagctttttttttttttttttttgtatttcaagCTTCTACTTCTTCCTGTTTGAGAAGTAGTCATATACTGAattggtttgtttgtttgtttccgTTTGTTGTTATTAGCTTCTCATACTTGGAAGTGTCAGAGTGTTAGGGGAGAGGGACCTGAGGCAAGAGAAGGTCATAGCGCCACCCTCGTTGGTAAAAGGCTTTTTGTATTTGGTGGCTGTGGGAAATCTTCTGATATTAATGACGAAATCTATTACAATGACCTATACGTACTTAATACAGGTAATGTTTTTATGCCATGGCTTTCTTCAATTGGCATGTGAATCTTTTCCATGTTATCATCATCTCTTATGCATCGAAATCACTTATGCTTGTGTAGAGACTTATGTGTGGAAACGGGCTGTTACTATTGGGAATCCTCCATCTGCGAGAGATAGCCACACTTGCTCCTCGTGGAAGAACAAAATCGTTGTTATTGGTGGTGAAGATGGACATGACTATTATCTCTCTGATGTTCATATCCTTGATACAGGTGCACAAGCATTTCTCAAATTCATGTTTATTTAACCTTCTATCTGATATAAGTTCTTTTTATGTCATAACATTTTCATTTTGACTTTCAGATACATTCATGTGGAAGGAGCTGAATACCTCAGGCCAGTTGTTGACACCTCGAGCTGGTCATGTTACTGTTTCGCTTGGGAGAAACTTGTATGTGTTTGGAGGGTTTACAGATGCTCAGAATCTTTACGATGATCTCTATGTGCTTGATGTTGGTATGTAAACTGATAGAATCACTCAATACCAGAGTTTAATACTTGTGAGGGAGATTGGCCTTGGTCGTGAGATTTATAGCATATTCACATTGTTTGTTTTGTCGTTCTTACCTGTAGAGACGGGTGTGTGGTCAAAGGTTCTCACCATGGGAGAAGGGCCATCTGCTAGGTTCTCTTCTGCAGGAGCTTGTTTAGATCCTCAGAAAGCCGGGTTTCTTGTCTTTGTTGGTGGCTGCAATAAAAGTCTCGAGGCACTGGATGACATGTTCTACTTACACACAGGTTTCCACCAATCTCTCTTCAACTTGCTAATTGCCAAAACTCCAGGCTTTCCTTTCTAAActtttattctttctttttttttggttgatagGACTTGGATATGATGCAAGGCTTGATCAGAGTGTAGGCAGCATGTCTCTAAAGAAGcaactgaagctgaaatgccaAGAACAAAGTCATGCAAATCCCTTATACGATAACTCTCTTGTCAGAATCAATATGGATCATCAAGGTGTGTTTAAGCATACTAGTCAAGATTGGATTTAATCTTTAGCAGGATATCAAAAGCCTGTTTCTGATTGTTTTTATTGTAGGAAGAGGGAACTTCGGTATGAACACTGGCCAATTTGATCAAGGAAAGATGATGTTTCACGCCAGGGTAACCGAGACTTTCCCAGTTGGTTACAGTATAGAAACAATGATAGATGGAAAAGTGCTTCGTGGCGTTTTGTTTTCAACTAAGCAGAGCTCCGTTCTGCCCACTGATCAAAGCTTTAGTAGGCGAGTGCTTATATTAGTTTCTTACTTTTGGGGTTTTATCTGTTGGTTGTATTGCTTTGTGAACAATTctcttattttttgttgttgtacaGAAAGAGGCCAGCTATGTCGAATGGTGATCAGGCTAACACATCAAAGGTTCCAAGAACTTTGAGCAATGATCAAATTGGTGCTACTGAAGCCAAAGATCCTCCATCAAACGGTGTGGACGGTGGTATTGGTCTCATCAACCATCTGGATGTTAACATAAACACTGTGGCCGCTGCACCTCAGCTCGATATGGTGATTAGAACGTTTCTTTAGTCATTTCTCTCTTTTGAGATGCTTGATTATGCAATTTCCTTACTGGAAAACGCTGAAAATTTTGTGCAGGGTACTGTGAATGCAGCTCCATCTTCAGTTGCTCAAACAGATGAAGCTTCTTTAGAATCTAGAAATGCGGTATCGATTGATGTTGAAGCTACTAAGACCGGACCTGGAGAGACATAGGCACAGAAAAAAAAGGTGGGCTTTAAGTCCTTGTGATTGAACCACTTACACAACAATAGGTGAATCCATTGCGTCTAAAGCCTCATTTGTGTCTAACTCTTGTTCCTTTGAACAATTACTTTGCAGATGAGAGATTCAGTGCGTTACAGAGAAACAAGGACAGCTAGAAGCatcatttattttcttcttatgtACATTAGGCTGGAGATAGTATGGGTTTAATTTAGAATCGAAGTTTAGGTTTGGTGAGGATGAGGAGAAGCTAACTCTGAGTTAGTTCTTTTTTGTTGTCTTTCTTCTGCTGGAGCTCTGCCATTTCTCTgtttcatctttcttttttgtttttgtttaatttcaacTTGCAAGCAATGTAAAAACTTTGCAATATCTTTGTCAAGTTCTGTCTTAATACATATAATGTGGCTCAAGGAATTGCTTCACAAGAAACTGGAGATCTCCAAGATGGACAAGCTCTGAGTTTGTTATGAAACCCTTGTCAAGTTTGAGACTTCCCATTGAACCAGCTCCATGGAAGCAAATTGACAGACGCTGGTTTTCACAAAATCAAGCTTGCAGGCAAGTGAAAGCTCTGTGGCAGTCATTGGAGGGAAGGTTGAAAGATGTCGAGTTTAAAGTTATTCGGGAAAGGATCTCAGAGCTCTTAAAGAGATATTAGAGGCAATGCAATCAAAAAGTGTCTTTGATACTCGAAAGCAGTTACTATGCTCAAACTCAAGAGGCCTACATAACTAGGTGATGCCACCTAATATGAGAGGACAAATAGTGATTATGAAATCTGCCAGACTTGTTGAGACATCTGGTATTCCTTCATCATCTCTGATTCCTATATCTGGTCTTAATACGGCCTGTAGAGAAAGATCCACCatattctctcttttctttctgtgtcttctttgtttggtgattcatgcattaaaacaagttttGAGACATTACAGTTCTTCAAAACTCAGAAACAGACAGCAAGTATAACACAGGAACAGAATACAAGTAATGCTCTCATGAGGAGCTACAATACATGAGTTACAACTTACAAGCCAAAGAACATTTCACATCACATCTTATtataagagaaaaagaaaagagaagaaacatTGACATGGTTTAGTACCTGACTAAAAGTCTATGATATCAGACTTTTCACTTTATGGATGAAAGCATCAACAACAGAAAACCATGTTCGGCTCCACGAAGAATCAAAAGAGAGTGAAGCAAGTATCCCTAGCAGTATTGTCACATAGGCTGCAATAATGCTCCAATAGAAAGATACAATGTCAAtcacatcttcttcctcttctccaaCATCCGCATGCGTTTCTTTCAGTGTGTCATTATTACAACTTCTGTTGGAGGGTTGTCCACAGAGAAGAGGATTACCAAAGTAGCTGGTTTCATCAAAGGTACTCAACTGCCCTTCCTGTGGAATGATACCTGATAAGTTGTTATAAGAGACATTAAACACAGCAAGACTGCTTAGCTTTGTAAGCTGGCTCGGGATTTGGCCATGTAAGATGTTGAAGGAAAGATCAAGGCTTTCTAAATCCTCCATATTGGAGAAACTTTGTGGGAGGACACCATATAAATGATTGTGAGAAAGATTCAGTGCTCGTATATCAACAAGATCTCCAAGCTCTGCTGGGATCTCACCACTCAGCTCATTCAGAGAGAGATCCAGTCCAAACATAAATCCAAGAGTTAAACCTATGTAGGAATCATATCTTAGCTTTGCTGCAAACTGAACTTCGATCACACTGTCTGCCATGTAGTCTATACTAAAAGGATCTAACATAAGCATAGATCTATAATACTTGCCTAAATCTTCCGTGGAGAAGAAGTCCTCATCTAGACCCATGCCACCAAAGATATCACTAGACACGAAGATCAATCCAGCATTATCATAACCCTCTTGCCCATCGTGTTGTAGCGTAGGGAAACTAAATGATATATTGCTAAAACATGAGGGTATAGATCCATTCAGCCTGTTGTCAGAAAGGTCCAGAAGTTGGATGTTGGTTAAGCCACACATCTGGGAAGGAATAGAGCCTGTTAAGTTATTCCCCCGCAAAAGAAGAATATAGATCTTTTGGTTGCTGACGAACTTGGGGATATTCCCGGACAATCTGTTGTTTCTTAGATCAAGTATGGAGGCATTTCCCAGTACTGTGTCTGGGATAGTCCCTGAGAAATTATTATCCTGCAGGAACAGCATTCTTGTATCAGAGCTGAAGCGGTGAGGTAGGTCACCAGATAATCTGTTTGCAGAGAGGTCCAACAACACAAGGAAGGATATGTCAATCAAAGAAACAGGTATTTGACCTTCTAGGTGATTGTTTGAAATCAGGAGTGTGTTCAGGCCATACAAGTTGCCAATCCAACTAGGAATAACACCAGTGAGATAGTTATTCGACAAGTCAAGAATAGACATGGAACTCGAGTTCAGCAAACCATCTCCAATCCTCCCTGAAAACTGGTTATTATCCAAAGACAATACCTGCAAGGAAGTCAAATTTGTTGGCTCTGGAAAAACGTTGCCGCTAAGTTTGTTGTCAGAAAGCTTAAGAAACATCAAAGAATAACAACCCATTGTTAAACTCCTTGGTAACTTTCCGTAGAGATCATTGTGAGAGAGATCTAAGAAGTACATCTTTCTCATGTTACCTAGAGAAGATGGCAGATTCCCTTGTAAACTATTCTTTGACAAGTTAAGGTGCCGTAGGTTAGGAAGTATCCACCCAATATTATCGGGAAAGAGTTGACTAAACTCATTAGCTGACGCATCCAGCAAGAGGAGACTATGAGCAGATCTGGGTAGCTGAAAGTTCGTAAATGAGTTATTCTGTAGAAGCAAAACTTCGAGGTTTGTATTGTTCTCCATTAGCCAAGAAGGGAATAGTCCATGAAGTCTGTTGTCAGAGAGATCAACCAGACGTAACTCCTTCTGGTGTAGGAGAAAATGAGGAAGCTTACCCAAGTTGCAAGACCTTAGTGCAATAACATGTAACTGAAATTCTAGCTTCCATGAACCTTCTGACACCACTTGGAGTGAGTTGGATATTGAAGAAAGCTTGAATACCTTAAGCTTTGAAAGGTTGGCAAGCGAACCCAATGAGAATAAACCATGGAAGTCGTTATCAAACAACGATAAGTACTCAAGGGATTCAATGCTACCAATAGCAGAGGGTACCTTCCCACTCATTTGGTTTGATGAGAGATCAAGAACTCGTAGTGCAGTCAATCTGGTTAAGCATAATGGAAACTCACCTATGAGTTTGTTATGGCTGAGGTCCAGCTCTTGCAGATTCTTCAACTCGCAAATCCCTATATTATCAAATTCATATATGAACATTTGGATTCACCAGCACCATTCTTAATTGAACGTCTTAAGGCTTTGACTAAACTTGCCTTGCAATTGCCCCCAGCCTGTAAATTCGTTACGACTTAGATCCAGAGCTTTCAACTTTCTCAGGTCAGCTAAACCTGCCATAAGACAAAGCCACACAAAGGAAGATACTTACACGTGACCACGATGTTGTAAGTGACAAGTAAAATAGATGATACTACCTTGTACAGGTGTGGAGTTGTCAAATCTGTTTCTACTCAGGTCCAACAGCTCCAAGTTTGTCAGATATTTAAGTTCTGGAACGGATCCCAAGAGAAATGTAAGAAAGAACTGAAACTGAAAAGACATGGTCGTAAGAAATTGAAAAGCAAACCTTCAGCAGGAAAGGGACCATCCATGTTGTTACCACGAAGAACCAAAGTTGTAAGTGATTTTGCGGAGCTGAGAAAAGGTAAAACCCTGTTATCAAATTGATTGTAAGAGAGAACCAGTATCTCTAGGTTTTTTAATCTCCTTAGACTTTCATAACCTggagaaaaataaaatcttgTCAACAAGAGTATGAATCACTGAACTTGAGACGGTATGATCTGGGAAAAGTCTGGTATACCTTCCAGGAACGAGGCATTGAATCCTTCAACCCAGCTCTTAGATAAGTTCAGAGTTTGAAGCTCTTCAAAGGGATACAGCAAGGAAAGATTTATTACAAGAGGTAAACCTATTAAACTAAGTTCATGGAGGGCAAGGCCAATAACCCGTCTAGTTGTACGATTACACTTAACTCTCTCCCAACTGCAACAATCACTCACTGTGTCATTACTCCAAGTCTCAAAAATGTAGTCTTCATTGTCCCCTGAGAGCAGCAGGGATGTCTTGAGCTCCAACAAACCCTTCCTTTCTTTCTCAACACAGCTCTTGTATCTATGTATCTGCCCCATCACTATCATCACCCACATCAGAATCTGAACTAGAAACACTCTCCTATTCATTGAAATGATCCAATAACCAAAACGAAAAGAGAAATTATGGGGGAAAAGATTGTGAATTCAATATGTTGGAGAACCTCCATGTTTATAAGTATTCTTTCTTtatgaaattataaaagaaaacaagttgCAGAAAGAGAT
This genomic interval from Brassica napus cultivar Da-Ae chromosome A6, Da-Ae, whole genome shotgun sequence contains the following:
- the LOC106351439 gene encoding uncharacterized protein LOC106351439 isoform X2 gives rise to the protein MYFSLTLFNIVWGFCGFRLINWQGLLSVLQRYLSGKDRAVIPASMSCFRSSIFDELFKLMSRLDLMVDFSEFVFFMYRENGHESINKSFCSFESLFWLPSARICCIMTIEIMPKIHSLLYTVLAFPHR
- the LOC106351439 gene encoding uncharacterized protein LOC106351439 isoform X1, which encodes MYFSLTLFNIVWGFCGFRLINWQGLLSVLQRYLSGKDRAVIPASMSCFRSSIFDELFKLMSRLDLMVDFSEFVFFMYRENGHESINKSFCSFESLFWLPSARICCIMTIEIMPKIHSLLYTVGACLSS
- the LOC106346917 gene encoding rab9 effector protein with kelch motifs-like, which gives rise to MRWERVRQQQVGLGESSCYGGPGKRWGHTCNAIKGGSFLYVFGGYGKDNCQTNQVHVFDSAKQIWTQPIISGTPPPPRDSHTCTTVGDNLLVFGGTDGTKPLNDLYILDTSSHTWKCQSVRGEGPEAREGHSATLVGKRLFVFGGCGKSSDINDEIYYNDLYVLNTETYVWKRAVTIGNPPSARDSHTCSSWKNKIVVIGGEDGHDYYLSDVHILDTDTFMWKELNTSGQLLTPRAGHVTVSLGRNLYVFGGFTDAQNLYDDLYVLDVETGVWSKVLTMGEGPSARFSSAGACLDPQKAGFLVFVGGCNKSLEALDDMFYLHTGLGYDARLDQSVGSMSLKKQLKLKCQEQSHANPLYDNSLVRINMDHQGRGNFGMNTGQFDQGKMMFHARVTETFPVGYSIETMIDGKVLRGVLFSTKQSSVLPTDQSFSRKRPAMSNGDQANTSKVPRTLSNDQIGATEAKDPPSNGVDGGIGLINHLDVNINTVAAAPQLDMGTVNAAPSSVAQTDEASLESRNAVSIDVEATKTGPGET